CAATGGAAGTCACAGTAGACATGGTGTTGCCAACAACACGTGCCGAGACGTTTTCACCAGCCTGGATCGACCCGCCAACGATAAGTCCTTTAGTGCCTTCACAGATCACCGCATGACCTGCTCGAATCGTGGAATGCATAATACTTTGGGATACCAGGACGTTTTCAGCCGCATCGACGTTACCTTCTTGAATAAACGTACATTTCACGTTATGTCCGGCTTGTATAAGCCCTTTGTTATAACCAATAATACCGCCGGTAATTTCGACAGAGCCACCTGCTTCCAGTTCAGCTCCCTCGACCCCTCCGACGACACGTATATCCCCCGCCGCTTTTACTTTAAATCCGGTAAGCACATTGCCACGAATGACAACCGTACCCACAAAATCGATGTTACCGGTGTTATAATCCACATCGCCATTAATCTCGTATACCGGAAACACATTCAGTTTGTTGCCATCTGTTTTGGTAACCAATCCATCCAGAGCGGCATACATCGCTGATCCATCAGGGTTAACAACAACATTTTTCCCCACTTTGAAGCGTGCTTCTTTCCCTGGTCGAAATGGTATTTCTTCACCTGTTACAGCCCTTCCCACCGTGCCATCCACAGGAGGAATTCGTTCGGCAATGATTTGACCTGTTCGAACATTGTTTAAGCGAGTCACTTCTTTGTAGTCAACTTTTCCATCCTCGGCCTCCAGAGGGCGGCGTTCATTGGAATCGTCCATGCCCACCAGCACTTTAATAAATCCATCCGTTCCCGGTACTGGTTTGATCCCTTCGGCAATCTTGTATCGATCCTTCACATACGTCTCAGGATGATTCACAAAAACAAGCAATGCTTCGCGCAGCACACCATACTTAATACCCTGACTCGCTAAATATTTTTCGAGTTCGTCCGGTGTACAGGCAAAACCTTCATCCTGTTTGGAAAATTCAAGGTAGGCCGTACTTTTATCATCTGATAAAACAATGCTCAAACACTGTTCCAAAACAGTTTGCTGTGTCAATGCATTTCTTCCCCCTTTAGACTTTCCACTCCCCAATATCCAATGTTAAAGCTCTATATTCATATATTAATTAATCTTTGCGCATAAGCAAGTCTTTCTGTTTATCCAGTGTTCCACGTAACCGTAAGATGGCCTTTGAGTGCAGCTGCGAGATACGTGACGGGGAAAGCGACATTACCTCAGCAATTTCACTAAGAGACAGATCTTCATAGTATAAAAGTGAAACTACCGTTCTCTCTTTGACCGTCAATTTTTCTAGCCCTTGCACTAAAGCTTCTTTTAAGTAGAATTCATTTACTTTGTAATCCGGGTTTTTGGCTTTTTCATCGACCATTAATGAAAGTCGAGTCTCGGACTCTTCTTCCCGGATTGGATCTTCCAGAGAGCACAGCGACATCACTGCCACTTCCTGAAGCATATGTTGAAAGTCTTTCGTAGACACGTCGAGATACTGACTCATTTCTTCATCACTTACGGAGCGTAAATATGTCTGCTCTAGCTGTTGGTAAGCATCTTCAATCCGCTTAGCTTTCTCCCGCACGGAACGAGGAACCCAATCTCCCTGACGTAAACCATCCAGAATGGCACC
Above is a window of Paenibacillus sp. E222 DNA encoding:
- a CDS encoding DUF342 domain-containing protein, which encodes MTQQTVLEQCLSIVLSDDKSTAYLEFSKQDEGFACTPDELEKYLASQGIKYGVLREALLVFVNHPETYVKDRYKIAEGIKPVPGTDGFIKVLVGMDDSNERRPLEAEDGKVDYKEVTRLNNVRTGQIIAERIPPVDGTVGRAVTGEEIPFRPGKEARFKVGKNVVVNPDGSAMYAALDGLVTKTDGNKLNVFPVYEINGDVDYNTGNIDFVGTVVIRGNVLTGFKVKAAGDIRVVGGVEGAELEAGGSVEITGGIIGYNKGLIQAGHNVKCTFIQEGNVDAAENVLVSQSIMHSTIRAGHAVICEGTKGLIVGGSIQAGENVSARVVGNTMSTVTSIEVGVLPKLRNELSDLRKEVREQMDALDKTKKALTLLDQLAAAGQLSPDKMSMRIKLSATQKSALRLSEETKTRIFEIEKVLEDTSRARVDIHKMIYGGSKIVIGRYTKFIKDPISRISFYYHDGDITMVPFV
- a CDS encoding FliA/WhiG family RNA polymerase sigma factor gives rise to the protein MNERKASHLNHADLWEKWKEQGDLEAKKSLIEKYLHIVNYVSGRLAVGLPKNVPKDDLESNGVMGLIDALEKFDYERGLQFETYASWRVRGAILDGLRQGDWVPRSVREKAKRIEDAYQQLEQTYLRSVSDEEMSQYLDVSTKDFQHMLQEVAVMSLCSLEDPIREEESETRLSLMVDEKAKNPDYKVNEFYLKEALVQGLEKLTVKERTVVSLLYYEDLSLSEIAEVMSLSPSRISQLHSKAILRLRGTLDKQKDLLMRKD